One window from the genome of Tolypothrix sp. NIES-4075 encodes:
- a CDS encoding PAP/fibrillin family protein — protein sequence MSVLANLKKELISISTATDIGFNSTPTIKQQIETLAESLEVLNPTVEPTSFMELVQGRWQLLYSTFGLERETTLQRLSFGKLPNVTVNVTGIFQEVYLDNQQYINLIEFTVGSDVKGIAAVTGRYRVEDSKRLNIDFLETSVKSASNDLDVSTFRSCLGIDLKSALESKLDFSGWSDITYLDENLRLMRGNNQNLYVLVRTN from the coding sequence GTGAGCGTTCTCGCAAACCTCAAAAAAGAGTTAATTTCTATTTCAACTGCTACTGACATTGGCTTTAACTCCACCCCAACAATCAAGCAGCAAATCGAGACATTAGCGGAATCTCTGGAAGTGCTAAATCCAACTGTTGAACCTACAAGTTTTATGGAATTGGTTCAAGGGCGCTGGCAGTTGTTGTACAGTACATTCGGATTAGAACGAGAAACTACACTTCAACGTCTTTCTTTTGGAAAGCTGCCGAATGTGACAGTCAATGTTACTGGTATCTTTCAAGAAGTTTATCTGGATAATCAACAGTACATTAACTTAATTGAGTTTACCGTAGGTTCCGATGTTAAAGGCATTGCTGCGGTAACAGGACGCTACAGAGTAGAAGACTCTAAACGTCTCAACATTGATTTTTTAGAAACCTCCGTTAAAAGTGCAAGCAACGATTTGGATGTTTCCACCTTTCGCTCTTGCTTAGGAATCGATTTAAAATCAGCTTTAGAATCAAAGCTTGATTTTAGCGGTTGGTCGGATATTACCTATTTGGATGAAAATTTGCGTCTCATGCGTGGCAATAATCAAAATTTGTATGTGCTGGTGCGAACCAACTAA
- a CDS encoding DNA-3-methyladenine glycosylase family protein gives MIFPETLTEENFADGLNFLVSRDPDLAEIFTRFGTPPLWVREPGFSTLIQIILEQQVSLASAKAVYTRLQAAISPITPELFLQLDDIEIKRIGFSRQKTLYARTLAQSIIAGQLDLSSLSTMGDEEVRTVLKKLKGIGDWTVDIYLMMALRRPDSLPKGDLGLILAIQRVKRLEHRPSAAEIELIAEIWRPWRAVATRLLWHYYLNQRKTLI, from the coding sequence ATGATATTCCCAGAAACTTTAACTGAGGAGAATTTTGCTGACGGGTTGAACTTTCTGGTATCACGAGATCCAGACTTGGCGGAAATTTTCACTCGCTTTGGTACACCACCGCTTTGGGTACGTGAACCCGGTTTTTCCACACTTATTCAAATTATTTTAGAACAACAAGTATCTCTCGCATCAGCAAAAGCAGTTTATACTCGCTTGCAAGCAGCTATATCTCCAATTACTCCAGAGTTATTTCTGCAACTTGATGATATCGAAATCAAACGAATTGGATTTAGTCGGCAAAAAACTCTTTACGCACGTACATTAGCACAATCTATCATTGCAGGACAGCTTGATTTGTCTAGCCTTAGCACGATGGGTGATGAAGAAGTACGCACTGTGCTGAAAAAACTTAAAGGTATCGGCGATTGGACAGTTGATATATATTTAATGATGGCACTCAGGCGACCAGATAGTTTACCCAAAGGCGATTTGGGTTTAATATTAGCTATACAGAGAGTTAAAAGATTAGAACATCGACCCTCAGCAGCAGAAATTGAACTTATAGCTGAAATTTGGCGACCTTGGAGAGCAGTAGCTACGCGCTTATTATGGCATTATTATTTAAATCAGCGAAAGACACTCATTTAA
- a CDS encoding DUF3574 domain-containing protein, whose product MMTMQKSLNSLILTSLLFIAPVHTNTFVHAQSPQRSTQNSTEKIFTKDELYFGLSKLGGDTISELEWQLFLNRVVTPRFREGLTVIDTYGQYLNNSGKLTREKTKLVILIYENSRTKNQMIEEVIASYKRKFKQESVLRVTSTVKVSF is encoded by the coding sequence TTGATGACAATGCAAAAAAGTCTAAACAGCCTAATTCTTACAAGCTTACTTTTTATCGCCCCTGTTCACACAAATACATTTGTTCACGCACAGTCACCACAGAGATCGACTCAAAATTCGACTGAAAAGATTTTCACAAAAGATGAGTTGTACTTTGGCTTATCCAAATTAGGAGGAGATACAATATCTGAGTTAGAATGGCAGCTATTTTTGAACCGCGTAGTTACACCCCGCTTTCGTGAAGGACTAACTGTAATAGACACCTACGGGCAATATCTAAATAATTCTGGTAAACTGACCAGAGAAAAGACTAAGTTAGTCATTTTGATTTACGAAAATAGCCGCACTAAAAATCAGATGATTGAAGAAGTGATAGCAAGTTATAAGCGAAAATTTAAACAGGAATCTGTTTTGCGCGTAACTAGCACTGTTAAGGTATCTTTCTAA